One Microcaecilia unicolor unplaced genomic scaffold, aMicUni1.1, whole genome shotgun sequence genomic window carries:
- the LOC115459350 gene encoding gastrula zinc finger protein XlCGF58.1-like: MLSGKDQEETSSCSDWGKKGKNQRISENKQKNSTGGSALCEDSTSNITHKLEEHRNRMGDQKCLCDVCEIFYNDCVTLKSHQRSDTERPPTITDCEKTFSPKEGLQKTCIKKRQFTCSECGKEFSKKKELVHHQKNNKETRMCKGTEYVMSLIDKANITKCQKNSTDETIPAFSGYGQSVNQEENFTRKAKFHPAEKPVSNTESKKSFSHRKAVTEHKTQTGVESVTSTRSDKIFYRKANLIKYQKDKRLYSSSDCGKSVCQKGNLRMHSGVKLSNRRGKSLTEKDSLLVLPRIHSGVKQFACTECGKSFCEKKKLRKHQQIHSGMKPFICTECGKKFCHKSDLSRHQRIHTGEKPFTCMECGKSFGEKGTLTKHKRIHSGLKPFICSECGKRCSQKGNLKAHQRIHTGVKQFMCTECGKSFGEKRKLAMHQRTHTGVKPFTCTECGKSFREKGKLTIHWRIHTGMKPFICTECGKSFSQKGHLTTHLGNHTGVKPFKCADCGKSFSEKATFTRHQKIHLGLKPFICTECDKCFSQKSNFTRHQITHTGLKLFTCSECDKRFSDKGTLTRHQRIIHTGIKPFICTECGKSFSDKGKLTIHQRTHTGVKPFRCTECGKRFSEKRRLTLHGRIHTGLKPFTCSECGKSFSLTSRLRLHQEIHTRVNSFTCTECGRNFSEKGDLEIHWRIHTVKPFACSECGKSFSEKATLTRHKRIHTGMKLFTCTECGKSFGEKATLTRHERIHTGVKPFTCTECGKSFRQKIQLKVHQRIHT, encoded by the coding sequence ATGTTATCAGGAAAAGACCAAGAGGAAACTTCTTCCTGTTCTGACTgggggaaaaagggaaaaaatcaaCGGATCtcagaaaataaacaaaaaaattcaaCAGGAGGCTCAGCTCTGTGTGAGGACAGTACCAGTAATATCACACATAAATTGGAAGAGCACAGAAACCGGATGGGAGATCAAAAATGTTTATGTGATGTTTGTGAGATATTCTACAATGATTGTGTAACTCTGAAATCACATCAGAGATCTGATACTGAGAGACCACCTACAATTACAGACTGTGAGAAAACCTTCAGTCCAAAGGAAGGACTACAGAAAACATGCATTAAAAAGAGAcaatttacatgttctgagtgtgggaaagagttcagtaaaaaaaaagagCTAGTGCATCACCAGAAGaataataaagaaactagaaTGTGTAAAGGTACAGAATATGTGATGAGCTTAATCGATAAAGCAAACATTACAAAATGCCAGAAAAACAGCACTGATGAAACAATACCTGCATTTTCTGGTTATGGCCAAAGTGTCAACCAGGAAGAAAACTTCACAAGAAAAGCAAAATTCCACCCAGCAGAGAAACCCGTTTCAAATACAGAAAGTAAGAAAAGCTTCAGTCACAGGAAAGCAGTCACAGAACATAAAACTCAAACAGGTGTAGAATCAGTCACTTCTACTAGATCTGACAAAATCTTTTATAGGAAGGCAAACCTCATAAAATACCAGAAAGATAAGAGACTGTATAGTAGTTCTGACTGTGGTAAAAGTGTCTGCCAGAAAGGAAACCTGAGAATGCATTCAGGAGTAAAACTATCTAATCGGCGTGGTAAAAGCTTAACTGAAAAGGACAGCCTCCTAGTACTTCCAAGAATCCATTCTGGTGTGAAAcaatttgcatgtactgagtgtggtaaaagcttttgtGAAAAGAAAAAACTTAGGAAACACCAGCAAATCCattcaggaatgaaaccatttatatGCACTGAGTGTGGGAAAAAATTCTGTCATAAGTCAGACCTCTCtcgacaccagagaatccatacaggagagaaaccatttacatgtatggagtgtggtaaaagctttggtgaaAAGGGAACACTTACAAAACATAAGAGAATCCATTCTGGTTTGAAACCATTTATATGCTCTGAGTGTGGGAAAAGATGCAGTCAAAAGGGAAACCTTAAAGCGCATCAGAGaatacatacaggagtgaaacagTTTATGTGtacagagtgtggtaaaagctttggtgaaAAGCGAAAACTTGCCATGCATCAGAGAACACACACGGGAGTAAAACCATTTAcctgtactgagtgtggtaaaagcttccgtGAAAAAGGAAAACTGACCATTCATTGGAGAATTCATACAGGAATGAAGCCATTTATAtgcactgagtgtggtaaaagtttttctCAAAAGGGACATCTCACAACACATCTTGGAAATCATACAGGggtgaaaccatttaaatgtgctGATTGTGGTAAAAGTTTCAGTGAGAAGGCAACCTTCACAAGACACCAGAAAATCCATTTGGGTCTGAAACCATTTATATgtactgaatgtgataaatgtttcagccaGAAGTCAAACTTTACAAGGCACCAGATAACCCACACAGGACTAAAactatttacatgttctgagtgtgataAAAGGTTCAGTGACAAGGGAACTCTTACAAGGCACCAGAGAATAATACACACAGGAATAAAACCGTTTATAtgtacagaatgtggtaaaagctttagtgatAAAGGGAAACTTACTATTCATCAGAGGacccacacaggagtgaaaccatttagatgtactgagtgtggtaaaagatttAGTGAGAAAAGAAGACTCACCCTGCACGGGAGAATCCATACAGgattgaaaccatttacatgttctgagtgtggtaaaagttttagtTTGACATCTCGCCTCAGACTGCACCAGGAAATCCACACAAGAGTGAattcatttacatgtactgaatgtGGTAGAAACTTCAGTGAGAAGGGAGATCTTGAGATACATTGGAGAATCCACACAGTAAAGCCATttgcatgttctgagtgtggcaAAAGTTTCAGCGAGAAAGCAACACTCACAAGGCACAAGAGAATCCATACTGGAATGAAGctgtttacatgtactgagtgtggtaaaagctttggcgAGAAGGCAACACTCACAAGGCATGAGAGAATCCATactggagtgaaaccatttacatgtactgagtgtggtaaaagtttcaggcaaaagatacagctcaaagtgcaccagagaatccacacatga
- the LOC115459351 gene encoding gastrula zinc finger protein XlCGF57.1-like: MYEKDFTKKKELMQHQKNNEETRICTSTEYGKRCINKVNVTEYQKNTDKQIFSCTGCDNSFEQEENTTRNGKFHPEERPVSDSECKKKFSHKKAFTENKKTAAVKSLSSSKSEKMFCRKANLAKYQKQLKEERQHPCSVFDNGIRRKGKLTVHRRILSGVKLFKCAECGKCFSQEEDLTKHQRIHTGVKAFTCTECGKSFSQKPSLSMHQRIHTGVKPFSCTECGKSFNWKSYLKKHQRIHTGVKPFICTECGKSFSHKNNLKAHQRFHSGVKSFPCTICGKSFFQKGDLSNHQRIHTGEKPFQCSECGKCFGQKATLTVHWRIHTGVKPFACTECGKSFYVNQDLMKHQRVHTKPFTCTECGKSFSLIKSLTKHKSIHTGVNLSTGTECGKSSSMTASLTKSIHTGMKPFTCTECGKSFRQKAYLAVHQKSHSGVKSFACSECGKGFIDKTKLARHQKTHLGVKPFTCTECGKSFLHKSYLTTHGRIHTGEKPFQCTECGKCFSQKVTLTVHWRIHTGVKPFSCTECGKSFRQKMQLTTHQRRHTGLKP; this comes from the coding sequence ATGTATGAGAAAGATTTCACTAAAAAGAAAGAGCTAATGCAACACCAGAAAAATAATGAAGAAACTAGAATATGTACAAGTACAGAATATGGGAAACGCTGTATCAATAAAGTAAACGTTACAGAATACCAGAAAAACACTGATAAACAAATATTTTCATGTACTGGTTGTGACAATAGCTTTGAACAGGAAGAAAACACCACAAGAAATGGAAAATTCCACCCAGAAGAGAGACCAGTTTCAGATTCAGAATGTAAGAAAAAGTTCAGTCACAAGAAAGCATTCACAGAGAATAAAAAAACTGCTGCTGTGAAATCACTCTCTTCTAGTAAAtctgaaaaaatgttttgtaggAAGGCAAACCTCGCAAAATACCAGAAACAGCTGAAAGAAGAAAGACAACATCCCTGTTCTGTCTTTGATAATGGCATCCGTCGGAAAGGAAAACTCACAGTGCACCGTAGAATCCTTTCTGGGGTGAAACTGTTTAaatgtgctgagtgtggtaaatGTTTCAGTCAGGAGGAAGACCTcacaaagcaccagagaatccacacaggtgtaaAAGCATTTACATGTaccgagtgtggtaaaagcttcagtcagaaaccATCTCTCTCAATGCACCAGCGAATacatacaggagtgaagccattttcgtgtactgagtgtggtaaaagcttcaattgGAAATCATACCTCAaaaagcaccagagaatccacacaggtgtaaaaccatttatatgtactgagtgtggtaagagTTTCAGTCATAAAAATAACCTGAAAGCGCACCAGAGATTCCATTCTGGAGTGAAATCATTTCCATGTACTATATGTGGCAAAAGCTTTTTTCAGAAGGGAGACCTTAGCAATCaccaaagaatccacactggagagaaaccatttcagtgttctgagtgtggtaaatgctttggccaaaaggcaacactcaCAGTGCactggagaatccacacaggagtaaaaccatttgcatgtactgagtgtggtaagagCTTCTATGTGAACCAAGACCTCATGAAGCACCAGAGAGTCCATACAAAACCCTTTACGTgcactgaatgtggtaaaagctttagtctGATAAAATCTCTCACAAAACACAAGAGCATTCACACAGGAGTGAATCTATCCACgggtactgagtgtggtaagagTTCCAGTATGACGGCATCTCTCACAAAAAGTATTcatacaggaatgaaaccatttacttgtacagaatgtggtaaaagtttcaggCAGAAGGCATATCTTGCAGTGCACCAGAAAAGTCATTCGGGAGTGAagtcatttgcatgcagtgagtGTGGGAAAGGCTTTATTGACAAAACAAAACTCGCAAGGCACCAGAAAACCCATttaggagtaaaaccatttactTGCACTGAATGTGGAAAAAGCTTTCTTCACAAGTCATATCTCACAACACATGgtagaatccacactggagagaaaccTTTTCAGTGtactgaatgtggtaaatgcTTTAGTCAGAAAGTAACACTCACTGTGCACtggagaattcacacaggagtaaaaccattttcatgtactgagtgtggcaaaagcttcaggcagaagatGCAGCTCACCACCCACCAGAGAAGGCATACAGGATTAAAACCATAA